Below is a window of Paenibacillus bovis DNA.
TACAACAGGCAGTGCACGCACATTGGTGTTTTTGGTAGTTACCGTCATATAGTCCAGTCCTGCTTCTGTCTGCTTGCCTGCGAGTTTGGCATTATCTTCACGGATATAGCCGGATTCGCCGTTATCGAGCAGGACATGATACCATTTTTTGAGGTTGGCCTGGGCAGCTGCATCTCCGTCCGAGACGACACTAACATAAGCATCTCCGCTGCCTTTCCACACTTCCGAATTATCGGCACTCATCCCACCAGCATTGGCGGAGAATATGGTCTCCAGCACCTTATTATTTTTCATGACGACTTCACCGGCAGTATCGTCTACCGCTTTGATAATGCGCTTGTCTTCGGCACTGACTCCGTTATAAGCCTGGCTGAGTGTTCCATCGACGACATCCGCTATTTTGAAACGGGAGGTACCTTCCTGCGATCTTGCATAGCTGCGTGCTGCTACAGCCTGCGCTTTGAGCGCTTCGGCAGGCCAGGAAGCCGATACTTCACCGCCTACTACAGAATAGAGATAGTCTTCCATCGGCAGCACATTAATCCAGGCCAGCTGACCATTATAGTTGCTAATTTCAAAGTCTCCACGATAGGAACGGGCGGACCTCTCGGTCACCTGGGTTCCGGCATCGCTTCCTTTGAGACGCATCACGGCTTTGCTGCCGCTCACAATATAATGATCAATCGGAGCAGGACTTGTAATGCTTGATGTGGCATTTTGCCGGACAATAAGTGCCGATTCCGTACTGTTTACCGTGGTTAAAGTCACATCAGGCAGTGCAGTAGCAGCGGCCGCTTTTACAGCAGCCAGACCGGCACTATTCGCTTCCTCGCCTACCCATACATTATAGGTCAGCTGACCGCCGCTATGTGTCAATGCTATAAAAGCATCCAGACCGGCATTTTGCGCAGTCATCAGCGCAGACTGGGCCTGGGATTCATTTGCATAGCTGCCTGCAGACAAATGCATGCTCCCTTTGACAGAAGGTGCCTGACCACTCAACAGAGAGCGTACGGTAGAGCTTACGCGAGCAGCGGCTGTAGTGGCATTTGCTTCGGTAGCATACATGCCGGTATATAGCTGGTAGATCGTACTGCCATTTTTGGAAGAAGTCAGTACGATCGGTTTGTCGCTGGTTGGCTGCAGTAGCTTGATGCCTGCCGCCGCGGTAGCAAAATCTGTCGTTTCCATCACTTTGACGCGATATCCATCAATACCAAAGCTGGCCTGCTTGCCAATCGACAGCCAGGAATCAAATATCTGTCCGCTCATTTCACCGAGTTCCAGATCACTTGCTGATTTTACATTAACTACAGGTACGATCGATGTATACGTACTGCCTCCATTAAAAAATATTCCGACCCGAATCTCTTCATCCGATGATCCAGCCGCATAGGAAGGCATAGCATACCCCGTCATCAGTAGGGCTGCCAGTGCCAATGCACCTGCAGTACGTACAACCCGCTTGCGAAGCATAAATGGAGCATTCACCTGCTTCTTGCTCGTTGACTCCAACACTGCTGCTTTTAATTTGTTTTGTGCACTTTTCATTTGTTTATCCTGTCTCCGTTGCAAAACAGTGCACCCAGACGATTCTATGATTATACTGTGCAGACTCGAACCATGTTCAGATCCTATTACATGTTCACACCCTATTACATGATTAGCACCTATTATATGATGGTTTACTGATTTGAAATCTGTATTCTGCTGTCCATTATAGTAATTATGATTCTCCACAGCAGCTTTTTCCCGATTCCGTCTTCGCAGCATTGCAAATTTCCTCATTGCTACCTTCCTCTCGCTGTTCACTAAAGTAATTACTTTTGAAAGATCATTATTCTTTATACGCATAAACTATTTAAATGACTTGCTGCTTGTCTTATCTATTTTATTTCCATATAATCGACTTCTTAAATACAAAGAAATCAGACAG
It encodes the following:
- a CDS encoding SpoIID/LytB domain-containing protein, with amino-acid sequence MKSAQNKLKAAVLESTSKKQVNAPFMLRKRVVRTAGALALAALLMTGYAMPSYAAGSSDEEIRVGIFFNGGSTYTSIVPVVNVKSASDLELGEMSGQIFDSWLSIGKQASFGIDGYRVKVMETTDFATAAAGIKLLQPTSDKPIVLTSSKNGSTIYQLYTGMYATEANATTAAARVSSTVRSLLSGQAPSVKGSMHLSAGSYANESQAQSALMTAQNAGLDAFIALTHSGGQLTYNVWVGEEANSAGLAAVKAAAATALPDVTLTTVNSTESALIVRQNATSSITSPAPIDHYIVSGSKAVMRLKGSDAGTQVTERSARSYRGDFEISNYNGQLAWINVLPMEDYLYSVVGGEVSASWPAEALKAQAVAARSYARSQEGTSRFKIADVVDGTLSQAYNGVSAEDKRIIKAVDDTAGEVVMKNNKVLETIFSANAGGMSADNSEVWKGSGDAYVSVVSDGDAAAQANLKKWYHVLLDNGESGYIREDNAKLAGKQTEAGLDYMTVTTKNTNVRALPVVQNSVKAVAQLNPGDQAVVLEIVPESNSYEWIRGPYTSAQLLSALKGKTTSSLPSTITSIQVTERGPSGRVTEIKVNGSVVSVKYPDIFRSALNGLPSTLFDVVQTEKYTVIGAGSSQDELPAAGVVILGASGQGKGSSSTVIMNGEGNARVTEPGGFLFTGRGNGHGLGMSQWGAKGMADKGSTYKEILQHYFKGAVITKG